One Peterkaempfera bronchialis DNA window includes the following coding sequences:
- a CDS encoding PP2C family protein-serine/threonine phosphatase yields the protein MPLVLIAAVVVVDLLTPPQIFLTPLLVGAPAVAVSYAGPRFTAAIGALAVAAQVVLSFAHGGLGVANNEAQVGSLVLVSACLVLYSSIRERHAREMVQVRSVSEAAQQVVLRPLPKRSGPLLLSSLYLAAEAEARIGGDLYAAARTAAGTRLLVGDVRGKGLDAISDAALLMGAFRAAAHRHTDLPQLAHYLDRCISPEPADGGPDPDLEEGFTTAVVLDIPDNGTQTWMIDCGHPPPLLLRGPEVITLSTPQPAPPLGLGELGGGSYLPGSFDFLPGDMLLLYTDGVIEARNTSGDFYPLTERITAWAGRPPHALLESLHRDLLAHAGGHLGDDAAMVAVQRLPQAAPPRGCDPAVDRAVRPDEC from the coding sequence CTGCCGCTCGTGCTCATCGCCGCAGTGGTCGTGGTGGACCTCCTCACGCCGCCGCAGATCTTTCTGACCCCGCTGCTGGTCGGGGCGCCCGCCGTCGCCGTCTCCTACGCGGGCCCGCGCTTCACCGCGGCGATCGGCGCACTGGCGGTGGCCGCCCAGGTCGTCCTCAGCTTCGCCCACGGCGGCCTCGGCGTCGCCAACAACGAGGCCCAGGTGGGCTCGCTGGTGCTGGTCTCCGCCTGCCTGGTGCTCTACAGCTCCATCCGGGAACGGCATGCCCGGGAGATGGTGCAGGTCCGGTCGGTGTCGGAGGCGGCCCAGCAGGTGGTGCTGCGCCCGCTGCCCAAGCGGAGCGGGCCGCTGCTGCTCTCCTCCCTCTATCTGGCGGCGGAGGCCGAGGCGCGGATCGGCGGCGACCTCTACGCCGCCGCCCGCACCGCCGCCGGGACCCGGCTGCTGGTCGGCGATGTGCGCGGCAAGGGCCTGGACGCGATCAGCGACGCCGCACTGCTGATGGGCGCCTTCCGGGCGGCGGCGCACCGCCACACCGATCTGCCCCAGCTCGCCCACTACCTGGACCGCTGCATCAGCCCGGAGCCCGCCGACGGCGGGCCGGACCCCGACCTGGAGGAGGGGTTCACCACCGCCGTGGTGCTGGACATCCCCGACAACGGCACGCAGACCTGGATGATCGACTGCGGCCACCCACCCCCACTACTGCTACGCGGCCCGGAGGTCATCACCCTGAGCACCCCCCAGCCGGCTCCGCCGCTGGGGCTGGGCGAGCTGGGCGGGGGCAGCTACCTGCCGGGCTCGTTCGACTTTCTGCCGGGGGACATGCTGCTCCTCTATACCGACGGCGTCATCGAGGCCCGCAACACGTCCGGCGACTTCTATCCGCTCACCGAGCGGATCACGGCCTGGGCCGGGCGCCCGCCACATGCACTGCTGGAGTCCCTCCACCGCGATCTGCTGGCCCACGCGGGCGGCCATCTGGGGGACGACGCCGCCATGGTGGCGGTGCAGCGGCTGCCGCAGGCCGCCCCGCCGCGAGGCTGCGATCCGGCCGTTGACAGGGCGGTCCGCCCGGATGAATGCTGA
- a CDS encoding DoxX family protein: MPMLRQLARPMLASMFIAGGIDALRNPARLVPDAERFPALADNPERAVRIAGAVQVTAGALLATGRQPRPAALALAAVLAPLTWARHRFWEADSPEQRQEQLIHFLKNMSMMGGLLIAAADTAARPSLAWRGRHAVHTARHDVALAARTAKATARPAAAAGRLQGKLVC; the protein is encoded by the coding sequence ATGCCAATGCTGAGACAGCTTGCCCGTCCCATGCTCGCCTCGATGTTCATCGCCGGGGGCATTGACGCCCTGCGGAACCCGGCGCGGCTGGTACCCGACGCCGAGCGGTTCCCCGCGCTGGCGGACAACCCCGAGCGGGCGGTGCGGATCGCCGGGGCCGTGCAGGTGACGGCCGGGGCACTGCTGGCGACGGGGCGGCAGCCCCGGCCGGCCGCGCTTGCCCTGGCCGCCGTTCTGGCCCCCCTGACCTGGGCCCGGCACCGCTTCTGGGAGGCCGACAGCCCGGAGCAGCGGCAGGAGCAGCTGATCCACTTTCTGAAGAACATGTCCATGATGGGCGGCCTGCTGATCGCCGCCGCCGACACCGCGGCCCGGCCGTCCCTCGCCTGGCGTGGGCGCCACGCCGTGCACACCGCGCGCCATGATGTGGCGCTCGCCGCCCGTACGGCCAAGGCCACCGCGAGGCCCGCCGCTGCGGCAGGTCGGCTCCAGGGCAAGTTGGTGTGCTGA
- a CDS encoding ion transporter, whose protein sequence is MAGSERRTPGSQWCARVTEAPAFSGGVFLLIVANAALLGVETYPGATARWGGALRATETLFLAAFTAELALRIAARGPRAFLRDPWNVFDLLVVGAAFFPLVRENATVLRLLRLARVLRTVRLLPHVRIILVAVVRALPGTLSFTLVGGLLAYVYAMLGWMLFAGDDPAHYGSIGRAMLSLFLLMTLDGLGDAVRTGLEVSRWTFLYFASYVLFASFLLVNLLIGVVITSLEEARQLESNRERQEAGGAEGEGEGEGEGGQGRDGPEEVRERIARLRAGLDELEASLGALDPPSGGSRGRS, encoded by the coding sequence ATGGCTGGGTCGGAGCGCCGGACGCCCGGGTCGCAGTGGTGTGCGCGTGTCACCGAGGCGCCCGCCTTCAGCGGCGGCGTCTTCCTGCTGATCGTGGCCAACGCCGCCCTGCTGGGCGTGGAGACCTACCCCGGGGCCACCGCGCGGTGGGGCGGCGCCCTGAGAGCAACCGAGACCCTCTTCCTGGCCGCCTTCACCGCCGAACTCGCCCTGCGGATCGCCGCCCGGGGCCCCCGCGCCTTTCTGCGCGACCCGTGGAACGTCTTCGACCTGCTGGTGGTGGGCGCCGCGTTCTTCCCCCTGGTGCGGGAGAACGCCACCGTGCTGCGGCTGCTCCGGCTGGCCCGGGTGCTGCGCACGGTGCGGCTGCTGCCGCATGTGCGGATCATCCTGGTCGCCGTGGTCCGCGCACTGCCCGGCACCCTGAGCTTCACCCTGGTCGGCGGGTTGCTGGCCTATGTCTACGCGATGCTCGGCTGGATGCTCTTCGCCGGTGACGACCCCGCGCACTACGGCTCCATCGGGCGGGCCATGCTCTCGCTCTTCCTGCTGATGACGCTGGACGGCCTCGGGGACGCGGTCCGTACCGGGCTGGAGGTCTCCCGCTGGACCTTCCTCTACTTCGCCAGCTATGTGCTCTTCGCCTCGTTTCTGCTGGTGAACCTGCTGATCGGGGTGGTGATCACCTCGCTGGAGGAGGCGCGGCAGCTGGAGTCCAACCGGGAACGGCAGGAGGCGGGTGGTGCGGAGGGCGAGGGCGAGGGCGAGGGGGAGGGGGGTCAGGGGAGGGATGGACCGGAGGAGGTGCGGGAGCGTATCGCGCGGCTTCGGGCGGGGTTGGATGAGTTGGAGGCGTCGCTGGGGGCGCTGGATCCGCCGTCGGGTGGGTCGCGCGGGCGGTCCTGA
- a CDS encoding bestrophin-like domain yields MSEWLALTLAMAASCAVVISVVTLRQRRIPDDDDPSETPDVIEYMTMMIGVVYAIVLGLAIAGVWEGRSDAQTGALQEAQALHEVSARVQVYPPAVRDRTRADIDAYVSYVVHTEWPYMAAHGALTDKGTALLEQVRRDVSDHAPTTDLEGQAYQPIVDQVGLADQARTARGQNAGATMPPIVWFGLIAGALVTVGLIFTLQIRRSARELLLAGLFSALIAFLLFLIWDLDAPFTRGLSVTAGPFLDLFPNVTG; encoded by the coding sequence GTGTCCGAATGGCTCGCCCTCACCCTCGCCATGGCAGCGTCCTGCGCGGTGGTCATCTCCGTGGTGACCCTGCGGCAGCGGCGCATCCCCGACGACGACGACCCATCCGAGACGCCCGACGTGATCGAGTACATGACGATGATGATCGGCGTGGTCTACGCCATCGTGCTGGGCCTCGCCATCGCAGGCGTCTGGGAAGGCCGCAGCGACGCCCAGACCGGAGCCCTGCAAGAGGCCCAGGCGCTGCACGAGGTCTCCGCGCGGGTCCAGGTCTACCCGCCGGCGGTCCGCGACCGCACCCGGGCCGACATCGACGCCTATGTCTCCTACGTCGTACACACCGAGTGGCCGTACATGGCCGCGCACGGCGCCCTCACCGACAAGGGCACCGCCCTGCTGGAGCAGGTCCGGCGGGACGTCAGCGACCACGCGCCGACGACCGACCTGGAGGGTCAGGCGTACCAGCCGATCGTGGACCAGGTCGGGTTGGCCGACCAGGCGCGCACCGCACGCGGCCAGAACGCCGGGGCCACCATGCCGCCGATCGTCTGGTTCGGCCTGATCGCGGGAGCGCTGGTCACCGTCGGCCTGATCTTCACCCTCCAGATCCGGCGCTCCGCACGCGAACTCCTGCTGGCCGGGCTCTTCAGCGCGCTGATCGCCTTCCTGCTCTTCCTCATCTGGGACCTCGACGCACCCTTCACCCGTGGCCTGTCCGTCACCGCCGGTCCCTTCCTCGACCTGTTCCCCAACGTCACCGGCTGA
- a CDS encoding lactate utilization protein B: protein MSGVPLGMPAFPKAAAVSTRDPRLRRNLRHATHTIRDKRARAVSELGDWPELRAAGAAIKDRTLRHLDHYLEQLEGAVTAAGGTVHWAADAAEANRIVTELVLTTGEREVVKVKSMATQEIGLNDALAEAGITAYETDLAELIVQLGNDRPSHILVPAIHRNRGEIRDIFTEAMGRWGRPAPEGLTDRPADLAEAARLHLREKFLRARVGVSGANFMVAETGTLVVVESEGNGRMCLTLPETLISVVGIEKVVPTWQDLEVYLQLLPRSSTAERMNPYTSTWTGTATTADGAADGPQTFHLVLLDNGRTDTLADTVGRQALRCIRCSACLNVCPVYERAGGHAYGSVYPGPIGAILTPQLRGISGELEASLPYASSLCGACYQVCPVAIDIPEVLVHLRERVVQGGPATADGNRVALRPAKGHTVERAAMRAARWVLDHPEALRLAERTAARTRRLHLRRLPGPGRAWTDSRDLPQLPGEPFRDWWQRTRGTGTGAPTHTRTGTGTRTGTAGSGPTPRKEQRR from the coding sequence ATGAGCGGCGTCCCGCTGGGCATGCCCGCCTTCCCCAAGGCCGCTGCGGTCTCCACCCGCGATCCCCGGCTGCGCCGCAATCTGCGGCACGCCACCCACACCATCCGCGACAAGCGGGCCAGGGCCGTCTCCGAACTCGGCGACTGGCCGGAGCTGCGGGCGGCCGGTGCCGCCATCAAGGACCGCACGCTGCGCCACCTGGACCACTACCTGGAGCAGCTGGAGGGTGCCGTCACCGCCGCCGGCGGCACCGTGCACTGGGCCGCCGACGCCGCCGAGGCCAACCGCATCGTCACCGAGCTGGTGCTCACCACCGGAGAGCGGGAGGTCGTCAAGGTCAAGTCGATGGCCACCCAGGAGATCGGACTCAACGATGCGCTGGCCGAGGCCGGGATCACCGCGTACGAGACCGACCTGGCCGAGCTGATCGTGCAGCTCGGCAACGACCGGCCGTCGCACATCCTGGTCCCCGCCATCCACCGCAACCGGGGCGAGATCCGGGACATCTTCACCGAGGCCATGGGCCGCTGGGGGCGGCCCGCGCCCGAGGGCCTGACGGACCGTCCGGCGGATCTCGCCGAGGCGGCCCGGCTGCATCTGCGGGAGAAGTTCCTGCGGGCCAGGGTCGGCGTCTCCGGCGCCAACTTCATGGTCGCCGAGACCGGCACCCTGGTCGTCGTCGAGTCCGAGGGCAACGGCCGGATGTGCCTCACCCTGCCCGAGACCCTGATCTCCGTCGTCGGCATCGAGAAGGTGGTGCCGACCTGGCAGGACCTGGAGGTCTACCTCCAACTGCTCCCCCGTTCCTCCACCGCCGAGCGGATGAACCCCTACACCTCCACCTGGACCGGCACCGCCACGACCGCCGACGGGGCGGCCGACGGCCCGCAGACCTTCCACCTGGTACTGCTCGACAACGGCCGCACCGACACCCTCGCCGACACCGTCGGCCGCCAGGCGCTGCGCTGCATCCGCTGCTCGGCCTGCCTCAATGTCTGCCCGGTCTACGAGCGCGCCGGCGGCCATGCGTACGGCTCCGTCTACCCCGGCCCGATCGGCGCCATCCTCACCCCGCAACTGCGCGGCATCAGCGGCGAGTTGGAGGCGTCGCTGCCGTACGCCTCCAGCCTCTGCGGGGCCTGCTACCAGGTCTGCCCGGTCGCCATCGACATCCCCGAGGTCCTGGTCCACCTGCGGGAACGCGTCGTCCAGGGCGGCCCGGCGACGGCCGACGGCAACCGGGTCGCCCTCCGGCCGGCCAAGGGCCACACCGTGGAGCGCGCCGCGATGCGGGCCGCCCGCTGGGTGCTGGACCACCCCGAGGCGCTGCGGCTGGCCGAGCGCACCGCCGCCCGAACCCGCCGCCTGCACCTTCGGCGGCTGCCCGGCCCCGGCCGGGCCTGGACCGACAGCCGGGACCTGCCGCAGCTGCCCGGCGAGCCGTTCCGCGACTGGTGGCAGCGCACCCGAGGCACCGGCACCGGCGCCCCCACCCACACCCGCACCGGCACCGGCACCCGCACCGGAACCGCCGGGTCCGGCCCCACCCCCCGCAAGGAGCAGCGCCGTTGA
- a CDS encoding dihydrolipoyl dehydrogenase family protein, which produces MGGSAETRDTYDVVVIGAGPVGENAAERARAAGLTVAVVESELVGGECSYWACIPSKALLRPVAALADARRVAGSRQAVTGRLDAAAALTRRDDFTSHWNDDGQVDWLKAIGADLVRGHGRLSGPRRVAVDTADNGRLDLSARHAVVISTGSRAVVPDLPGIAEARPWTSREATASPTVPGRLAVVGGGVVGAEMATAWQALGASVTLLVRGSGLLPRMEPFAGELVMQGLVEAGVEVRTGVSVTELRRPGGSGPVTLVLAGSGGSGGGGSGSGSGEEELEADEVLFATGRAPRTDDLGLETVGLAPGSWLDVDDSCLVRDVDGDWLYAVGDVNHRALLTHQGKYQARIAGAAIGARAAGRPVETGPWGAHAATADAVAVPQVIFTDPEAAAVGLSAAEAERAGRRVRVVDYDLGQVAGASLYADGFRGRARMVVDEARGVLLGVTFVGAGVGELLHSATVAVAGEVPVERLWHAVPSFPTISEVWLRLLEAYRG; this is translated from the coding sequence ATGGGCGGATCTGCTGAGACTCGTGACACCTATGACGTGGTGGTGATCGGCGCCGGACCGGTGGGTGAGAACGCCGCCGAGCGGGCCCGGGCGGCCGGGCTGACCGTGGCCGTCGTGGAGAGCGAACTGGTCGGCGGCGAATGCTCCTACTGGGCCTGCATCCCCAGTAAGGCGCTGCTCCGCCCGGTCGCCGCCCTCGCCGACGCCCGCCGGGTCGCAGGGTCCCGCCAGGCCGTCACCGGCCGCCTGGACGCGGCCGCCGCGCTGACCCGCCGCGACGACTTCACCTCGCACTGGAACGACGACGGCCAGGTCGACTGGCTCAAGGCCATCGGCGCCGACCTGGTGCGCGGCCACGGCCGCCTGTCCGGCCCACGGCGGGTCGCGGTGGACACCGCCGACAACGGGCGGCTGGACCTCTCGGCCCGCCACGCGGTGGTCATCAGCACCGGTAGCCGGGCCGTCGTCCCCGACCTGCCCGGTATCGCCGAGGCCCGGCCCTGGACCAGCCGCGAGGCCACCGCGTCGCCCACCGTGCCGGGGCGGCTGGCCGTGGTCGGCGGCGGCGTGGTCGGTGCCGAGATGGCGACCGCCTGGCAGGCCCTCGGCGCCTCGGTCACGCTGCTGGTCCGGGGGTCCGGCCTGCTGCCCCGGATGGAGCCGTTCGCGGGAGAACTGGTCATGCAGGGGCTGGTGGAGGCCGGGGTGGAGGTGCGCACCGGGGTCTCCGTCACCGAGCTGCGGCGCCCCGGCGGCAGCGGGCCGGTCACCCTTGTGCTGGCCGGCAGCGGCGGCAGCGGCGGCGGCGGCAGCGGCAGCGGCAGCGGAGAGGAGGAGCTGGAGGCCGACGAGGTGCTCTTTGCCACCGGCCGCGCCCCGCGCACCGACGACCTCGGCCTGGAGACGGTCGGGCTGGCCCCCGGCTCCTGGCTGGACGTCGACGACAGCTGCCTGGTCCGGGACGTGGACGGTGACTGGCTCTATGCGGTGGGCGATGTCAACCACCGCGCACTCCTCACCCACCAGGGCAAGTACCAGGCGCGGATCGCCGGTGCGGCGATCGGTGCGAGGGCGGCGGGACGGCCGGTGGAGACCGGGCCCTGGGGCGCCCATGCGGCGACCGCCGATGCCGTGGCCGTTCCACAGGTCATCTTCACCGATCCGGAGGCCGCTGCGGTGGGGCTCTCTGCTGCGGAGGCCGAGCGGGCAGGGCGCCGGGTGCGGGTGGTCGACTACGACCTCGGCCAGGTCGCCGGGGCGAGCCTCTACGCCGACGGCTTCCGGGGACGGGCCCGCATGGTCGTGGACGAGGCCCGGGGAGTGCTGCTGGGCGTCACCTTCGTGGGGGCGGGGGTCGGCGAACTGCTGCACTCGGCCACGGTCGCCGTCGCTGGGGAGGTGCCGGTCGAACGGCTCTGGCACGCGGTTCCCTCGTTCCCGACCATCAGCGAGGTCTGGTTGCGGCTGCTGGAGGCGTATCGGGGGTGA
- a CDS encoding FadR/GntR family transcriptional regulator has protein sequence MDVSGNESGPAWEPVRRTRTFEEVLDRIDQQIAAGRLRVGDRLPGERELAAALGVSRPSVREALRVLEARGVLVARTGSGPEAGATLVTSPGGAMADLVRIHLGLAGFTLSEVVESRWVVERWAVESAARSGGGADLGPLRELVARMCEPGLPLADFHALDADFHLGLARLSGNALLTAFMEAVCGAVHRHTARAVERMPDPATAVRTPVDDHRRILDAIEAGDAAAGVAALDRHLRRVHPEVRYPEVC, from the coding sequence GTGGACGTGTCGGGTAATGAGAGTGGCCCCGCCTGGGAGCCCGTCCGCCGGACCAGGACGTTCGAGGAGGTGCTCGACCGGATCGACCAGCAGATCGCCGCCGGTCGGCTCCGGGTGGGCGACCGGCTGCCGGGCGAACGGGAACTCGCCGCCGCGCTGGGCGTCAGCCGGCCCTCGGTGCGTGAGGCGTTGCGGGTGCTGGAGGCGCGCGGGGTGCTCGTCGCCCGGACCGGCTCCGGCCCGGAGGCCGGCGCGACCCTGGTGACCTCCCCCGGAGGGGCCATGGCCGACCTGGTCCGCATCCATCTGGGGCTGGCCGGGTTCACCCTCTCCGAGGTGGTGGAGTCGCGCTGGGTGGTGGAGCGCTGGGCCGTGGAGTCCGCCGCCCGGTCCGGCGGCGGCGCCGACCTGGGGCCGCTGCGCGAGCTGGTGGCCCGGATGTGCGAACCGGGACTGCCGCTCGCCGACTTCCACGCCCTGGATGCCGACTTCCACCTGGGGCTGGCCCGGCTCTCCGGCAATGCCCTGCTGACCGCCTTCATGGAGGCCGTGTGCGGGGCCGTGCACCGCCATACCGCGCGTGCGGTGGAGCGGATGCCCGACCCCGCGACTGCGGTACGGACGCCGGTCGACGACCATCGGCGGATTCTCGACGCGATCGAGGCGGGGGACGCGGCAGCCGGCGTTGCGGCGCTCGACCGGCATCTGCGCCGGGTCCACCCCGAGGTGCGCTACCCCGAGGTGTGCTGA
- a CDS encoding (Fe-S)-binding protein, with protein MRVAIFVTCVNDALYPDTGRAVVRLLERLGVEVDFPAAQSCCGQPQYNTGYRHETEPLLRRFATAFEGYDHVVAPSGSCAAMVRDNYPRMGARAAAEGRGTALAEAAAAVVPRVYELTEFLVDVLGVEDVGAYFPHTVAYHPTCHGLRLLGLGDRPTRLLRAVRGLRLLELPGAEECCGFGGTFAVKNAAVSAAMGADKADAVRGTGAEAVCAVDNSCLMHIGGVLSRQESDIRPLHLAEILAATEQDPYPMTGERLVLGEAR; from the coding sequence GTGCGTGTAGCGATCTTCGTCACCTGCGTCAATGACGCGCTCTATCCGGACACCGGCCGCGCCGTGGTCAGGCTGCTGGAGCGGCTCGGCGTCGAGGTGGACTTCCCCGCCGCGCAGAGCTGCTGCGGGCAGCCGCAGTACAACACCGGCTACCGGCACGAGACCGAGCCCCTGCTGCGGCGGTTCGCCACCGCCTTCGAGGGCTACGACCATGTGGTCGCACCGTCCGGCTCCTGCGCCGCGATGGTCCGCGACAACTACCCGCGGATGGGCGCCCGGGCCGCAGCGGAGGGGCGCGGGACCGCACTGGCCGAGGCCGCCGCAGCGGTGGTGCCGAGGGTGTACGAGCTCACCGAGTTCCTGGTGGACGTGCTGGGGGTGGAGGACGTCGGCGCCTACTTCCCGCACACCGTCGCCTACCACCCCACCTGCCACGGCCTGCGGCTGCTGGGCCTGGGCGACCGGCCGACCCGGCTGCTGCGCGCGGTGCGCGGCCTGCGCCTGCTGGAGCTGCCGGGCGCCGAGGAGTGCTGCGGCTTCGGCGGCACCTTCGCGGTGAAGAACGCGGCGGTCTCCGCCGCGATGGGCGCCGACAAGGCCGACGCCGTACGCGGCACCGGCGCCGAGGCGGTCTGCGCGGTCGACAACTCCTGCCTGATGCACATCGGCGGCGTCCTCTCCCGGCAGGAGTCCGACATCCGCCCGCTGCACCTGGCCGAGATCCTGGCCGCCACCGAGCAGGACCCCTACCCCATGACCGGCGAACGCCTCGTCCTGGGGGAGGCCCGATGA
- a CDS encoding MaoC family dehydratase — translation MRLFHGLDELAAAKGEHLGHSGWHTVTQQQVDLFAEATGDHQWIHVDLERAAAGPFGGTIAHGYLTLSLIPLLTSEIFRVEGLAMGVNYGTEKVRFPSPVRVGSRIRSGAELLDLRDASIGKQAVVRHTIEIEDGAKPACVAETVSLLVP, via the coding sequence ATGCGCCTCTTCCACGGGCTCGACGAACTCGCCGCAGCCAAGGGCGAGCACCTCGGCCACAGCGGCTGGCACACCGTCACCCAGCAGCAGGTCGACCTCTTCGCCGAGGCCACCGGCGACCACCAGTGGATCCATGTGGACCTGGAGCGCGCCGCAGCCGGTCCGTTCGGCGGCACCATCGCCCACGGCTACCTCACCCTCTCCCTGATCCCCCTGCTGACCTCGGAGATCTTCCGGGTGGAGGGCCTGGCCATGGGCGTCAACTACGGCACCGAGAAGGTCCGCTTCCCCTCCCCCGTCCGGGTCGGCTCCCGGATCCGCTCCGGCGCCGAACTGCTCGACCTCCGCGACGCCTCGATCGGCAAGCAGGCCGTCGTACGGCACACCATCGAGATCGAGGACGGCGCCAAGCCCGCCTGTGTGGCCGAGACCGTCTCGCTGCTGGTCCCCTGA